From Megalobrama amblycephala isolate DHTTF-2021 linkage group LG8, ASM1881202v1, whole genome shotgun sequence, the proteins below share one genomic window:
- the tusc2a gene encoding tumor suppressor 2, mitochondrial calcium regulator a, with the protein MGGSGSKTKGVWPFTSSGAGGEAPGEVSEQCLARLRGSKNATPFVFTRRSSLYFDEDGDLAHEFYEETVVTKNGRKKAKLKRIQKNLIPQGIVHLDHPRIHVDFPVILCEI; encoded by the exons ATGGGAGGCAGCGGATCCAAAACTAAAGGAGTCTGGCCTTTTACCAGCTCTGGAGCTGGAGGAGAAGCTCCCGGTGAGGTCAGTGAACAGTGTTTAGCGCGTCTCCGAGGCTCCAAGAATGCGACACCATTTGTCTTCACAAGGAGAAG CTCCTTGTATTTTGATGAAGATGGAGATCTGGCTCATGAGTTTTATGAGGAGACTGTGGTGACCAAGAATGGCAGAAAGAAAGCCAAGCTGAAAAGGATTCAGAAAAACCTCATACCTCAG GGAATCGTTCATTTGGATCACCCACGAATCCACGTGGACTTCCCTGTCATCCTGTGTGAAATATAA
- the hmga1b gene encoding high mobility group AT-hook 1b isoform X2 — MSDSEKQTVSLKDKDGVEKRGRGRPRKHPQESSGSPTAKRPRGRPKGSKNKGPSKRKSSASGTKPRGKPKKEEKEKPHDSSEDAEEDDEEEQ; from the exons ATGAGCGATTCAGAGAAACAAACTGTCTCCCTCAAAGACAAGGATGGAGTGGAGAAAAGGGGACGAGGAAGACCAAGGAAGCATCCACAG gaATCAAGCGGGTCACCGACTGCAAAAAGACCAAGAGGACGGCCAAAAGGTAGCAAAAACAAAGGCCCATCCAAGAGA AAATCATCGGCTTCTGGCACCAAACCGAGGGGAAAGCCTAAGAAAGAG gaaaaggaaaaaCCTCATGACTCATCTGAGGATGCTGAAGAGGATGACGAGGAGGAGCAGTAA
- the hmga1b gene encoding high mobility group AT-hook 1b isoform X1 — protein MSDSEKQTVSLKDKDGVEKRGRGRPRKHPQVYKESSGSPTAKRPRGRPKGSKNKGPSKRKSSASGTKPRGKPKKEEKEKPHDSSEDAEEDDEEEQ, from the exons ATGAGCGATTCAGAGAAACAAACTGTCTCCCTCAAAGACAAGGATGGAGTGGAGAAAAGGGGACGAGGAAGACCAAGGAAGCATCCACAGGTATATAAA gaATCAAGCGGGTCACCGACTGCAAAAAGACCAAGAGGACGGCCAAAAGGTAGCAAAAACAAAGGCCCATCCAAGAGA AAATCATCGGCTTCTGGCACCAAACCGAGGGGAAAGCCTAAGAAAGAG gaaaaggaaaaaCCTCATGACTCATCTGAGGATGCTGAAGAGGATGACGAGGAGGAGCAGTAA
- the hyal2a gene encoding hyaluronidase-2, whose translation MTEVMASRILLNWRIWLLVPLALDHLTHAEDLKPTRWPLYPQKPLVLVWNAPTEDCRTRHKVHFQFNQFQIVASPNEGFTKQNLTIFYKDRLGLYPHFEHGIAINGGLPQIASLTHHREKMPEGIEKYIRDPSARGLAVIDWEEWRPLWIRNWETKNIYKSHSIRLVTQKNPKWNSSQINRVAQQEFEMSSRIFMLETLRLAKSLRPNQLWGFYLFPDCYNHDYRNSLDHYTGRCPDVEVARNDQLKWLWTESTALFPSIYMSSVLRSTSFGRQFVRNRVKEGMRLASVGEGLARPVFVYSRPTYAKELELLTETDLVSTIGESVALGAAGIVLWGDATYASSNASCSSINQFLQGPLGRYLLNVSTAAEQCSRFLCGFHGRCLRRHPDTDTYLHLDPQTHTIVGQGSDLQVKGEVSVEERRRMMEDFKCQCYSGFQGERCDIEDPLQQRGDGHALKAIWIYLLSPLLLHLLT comes from the exons ATGACTGAAGTCATGGCGTCCCGGATCCTACTTAATTGGAGAATCTGGTTGTTGGTTCCTCTGGCTCTGGATCATCTCACTCATGCTGAAGATCTGAAGCCCACCAGATGGCCTCTTTACCCTCAGAAGCCGTTGGTTCTCGTCTGGAACGCCCCGACAGAAGACTGCAGGACTCGCCACAAAGTCCATTTCCAGTTTAATCAGTTTCAGATCGTGGCGTCTCCTAACGAGGGCTTCACCAAGCAGAACCTCACCATCTTCTACAAAGACCGCCTGGGCTTGTATCCACACTTTGAGCACGGTATCGCCATCAATGGTGGACTACCGCAGATCGCCAGTCTCACGCACCACAGAGAGAAGATGCCAGAGGGAATCGAGAAGTACATTCGCGACCCGTCCGCACGAGGTCTGGCCGTCATCGATTGGGAGGAGTGGCGTCCGCTGTGGATACGTAATTGGGAAACCAAAAACATATACAAGAGCCATTCGATTCGCTTAGTGACCCAGAAAAATCCGAAATGGAATTCTTCCCAGATAAACAGAGTGGCCCAGCAGGAGTTTGAGATGTCCAGCCGCATATTCATGCTAGAGACGTTGCGGCTGGCCAAAAGCTTGCGTCCCAACCAGCTGTGGGGCTTCTACCTCTTTCCTGACTGCTACAACCACGACTATCGCAACAGCCTGGATCACTACACGGGCCGCTGCCCGGATGTTGAGGTGGCCCGGAACGACCAGCTGAAGTGGCTGTGGACTGAAAGCACAGCCCTGTTTCCTTCAATATACATGAGCTCTGTGTTGCGTTCAACATCCTTCGGGCGCCAGTTTGTCCGAAACCGGGTGAAAGAGGGAATGAGATTGGCATCAGTGGGAGAGGGACTGGCACGTCCTGTTTTCGTCTACAGCCGCCCTACTTATGCCAAAGAGCTGGAATTGCTGACAGAG aCTGATTTGGTGTCCACCATTGGAGAAAGTGTGGCCCTGGGCGCAGCTGGTATCGTGCTCTGGGGCGATGCCACATATGCCAGCAGCAAT gCCAGTTGTTCCAGTATAAACCAGTTCTTGCAGGGTCCACTGGGCCGATACCTCCTCAACGTCTCCACAGCAGCCGAGCAGTGCAGTCGCTTCCTGTGCGGTTTCCATGGCCGGTGTCTGCGCAGACATCCGGACACGGACACGTATCTCCATCTTGACCCACAGACGCACACAATAGTTGGCCAGGGAAGTGACTTGCAAGTGAAGGGAGAAGTAAGCGTGGAAGAGCGGCGGCGGATGATGGAAGACTTTAAGTGCCAGTGTTATAGCGGGTTTCAGGGTGAGAGATGTGACATTGAGGACCCTCTTCAGCAGCGGGGAGACGGACATGCACTAAAAGCAATATGGATCTACCTTCTCAGTCCGTTGCTGCTTCATTTACTGACATGA